One Polaribacter sp. KT25b DNA segment encodes these proteins:
- a CDS encoding aspartate aminotransferase family protein: MKPFFDLSVEEMKSYGYNIVDIIVTHFENIESKKPVTKASRKEMDTIFLQEAPEKGMPADEVLNFVMENVIPNSNISSHPKAFSFVPGPSNFISAMSDSLATGFNIFSGGWIVSPSAAELEIVTLNWLLKMFNFPVTKGGGIFTSGGSMANLTALVTARRIKCGDDFSDAIIYLSDQAHSSNIKAIRVLGFKKEQIRIIPTDLEFKLSINKLKNEIAKDRLKGKKPFCIIASAGTTNTGTVDPLDVLADICEKEDLWFHIDGAYGGAAILSEKGSKVLQGIERADSLTVDPHKWFFQPYEIGCLLVKDASWLSNTFSEKPEYLRDIEGNESEINFYDYGIQLTRRFRALKFYMSIKTYGLETFKEAISYNIDLAEKTEDILRQSKNWEVVSPATLAIINFRYNPLDLNLYDKKLDKLNQEISSRVVASKEAFLVTTILQNQIVIRMCLINPNTTLDHIKDTLDQCDQFANEVLAEWKK; the protein is encoded by the coding sequence ATGAAACCTTTTTTTGATTTATCAGTAGAAGAAATGAAATCTTACGGTTATAATATTGTTGATATAATTGTAACTCATTTTGAAAACATAGAAAGTAAAAAGCCTGTTACTAAAGCGTCTAGAAAAGAAATGGATACCATTTTTTTACAAGAAGCGCCAGAAAAAGGAATGCCAGCAGATGAAGTTTTAAACTTTGTAATGGAAAATGTAATACCAAATAGTAATATTTCTAGTCATCCAAAAGCGTTTTCTTTTGTGCCAGGACCAAGTAATTTTATTAGTGCAATGTCAGATTCATTAGCAACGGGATTTAATATTTTTTCTGGTGGATGGATTGTTTCTCCTTCGGCAGCAGAATTAGAAATTGTTACTTTAAATTGGTTGTTAAAAATGTTTAATTTTCCAGTTACAAAAGGTGGCGGAATTTTTACAAGTGGCGGTTCTATGGCTAATTTAACAGCTTTAGTTACTGCAAGAAGAATTAAATGTGGCGACGATTTTTCTGATGCAATTATTTATTTATCAGATCAAGCACATTCATCAAACATAAAAGCAATTAGAGTTTTAGGCTTTAAAAAAGAGCAAATAAGAATTATTCCTACAGATTTAGAATTTAAGTTAAGTATTAATAAACTTAAAAATGAAATTGCAAAAGACAGATTAAAAGGTAAAAAACCATTTTGTATTATTGCTTCTGCAGGAACCACTAATACAGGAACTGTTGATCCTCTAGATGTGTTGGCAGATATTTGCGAAAAAGAAGATTTATGGTTTCATATTGATGGTGCTTATGGTGGAGCTGCAATTTTATCAGAAAAAGGAAGTAAAGTTTTACAAGGAATAGAACGTGCAGATTCTTTAACTGTAGATCCTCATAAATGGTTTTTTCAGCCTTATGAAATTGGTTGTTTATTGGTAAAAGACGCTTCTTGGTTAAGCAATACTTTTAGCGAAAAACCAGAATATTTAAGAGATATAGAAGGTAATGAATCGGAAATTAATTTTTATGATTATGGTATTCAATTAACAAGAAGATTTAGGGCTTTAAAATTTTATATGTCTATAAAAACCTATGGTTTAGAAACATTTAAAGAAGCCATTTCTTATAATATTGATTTAGCAGAAAAAACCGAAGATATTTTAAGACAAAGTAAAAACTGGGAAGTAGTTTCTCCTGCAACTTTAGCTATTATTAATTTTAGATACAATCCTTTAGATTTAAATTTATATGATAAAAAATTAGACAAATTAAATCAAGAAATTTCTTCTAGAGTAGTTGCATCAAAAGAAGCATTTTTGGTAACTACCATTTTACAAAATCAAATTGTAATAAGAATGTGTTTAATTAACCCTAATACTACTTTAGATCATATTAAAGATACACTAGATCAGTGTGATCAATTTGCTAATGAAGTTCTTGCTGAGTGGAAAAAATAG